A genomic window from Streptomyces sp. HUAS YS2 includes:
- a CDS encoding DinB family protein, with translation MIRIDDTPPAWDERTQLTTFLDYARDTARAKCVGVSAENARKALLPGSPLMTMSGLINHLRWVEYYWFQVVFLGEEDRGPWTDEDPDREMRIAVDFPLTQLLDEYAEQSARYRELVAENGLDKQAQRAVRDGLHVDLRWILLHLTEETARHNGHLDILREMLDGTTGD, from the coding sequence ATGATCAGAATCGACGACACGCCGCCCGCGTGGGACGAGCGCACCCAGCTCACCACGTTTCTCGACTACGCACGTGACACCGCCCGCGCCAAGTGCGTCGGCGTCTCCGCGGAGAACGCCCGCAAGGCGCTCCTGCCGGGCTCACCGCTGATGACCATGAGCGGATTGATCAACCACCTGCGCTGGGTCGAGTACTACTGGTTCCAGGTGGTCTTCCTCGGCGAGGAAGACCGGGGCCCCTGGACCGACGAGGATCCCGACCGCGAGATGCGTATCGCCGTCGACTTCCCGCTCACGCAGTTGCTCGACGAATACGCCGAACAGAGCGCCCGCTACCGCGAACTGGTCGCCGAGAACGGCCTGGACAAGCAGGCCCAGCGAGCCGTCCGCGACGGTCTCCATGTCGACCTGCGCTGGATTCTCCTTCACCTCACCGAGGAGACGGCCCGCCACAACGGCCACCTGGACATCCTGCGAGAGATGCTCGACGGCACGACCGGCGACTAG
- a CDS encoding nitronate monooxygenase family protein, which translates to MISTPFTDLFGVDHPIVCGGMTGVGTAELISAVAEAGALGFLTALTQPTPEALAREIARCRKMTDKPFGVNLTILPTLTPVPYAEYRAAIIESGVTVVETAGSNPAEHVAAFKSAGVKVIHKAVAVRHAVKAQGLGVDAVSIDGFECAGHPGEEDIPGLVLVPAAVRRLDIPVIASGGFATGSGLAAALALGACAINMGTRFVASAEAPVHRNVKEQIVANDERATQLVFREFGNTGRVARNAISEEIVTRSRRPGAVFEDVAELASGVRGRTRVLQEGHMDDGLWWAGQAQGLIESVATCDEIVSGIVADAEKIIGRLADLRG; encoded by the coding sequence ATGATTTCGACTCCCTTCACCGACCTCTTCGGCGTGGACCATCCGATCGTCTGCGGCGGCATGACCGGCGTCGGCACAGCCGAGCTCATCTCCGCCGTGGCCGAGGCGGGCGCCCTCGGGTTCCTGACCGCGCTCACCCAGCCGACCCCGGAGGCCCTCGCCCGCGAGATCGCCCGGTGTCGGAAGATGACCGACAAGCCGTTCGGCGTCAATCTGACCATCCTGCCCACCCTCACGCCCGTGCCCTACGCGGAGTACCGCGCGGCCATCATCGAGAGCGGCGTGACCGTGGTCGAGACGGCCGGCAGCAACCCGGCGGAGCACGTGGCCGCGTTCAAGAGCGCGGGTGTGAAGGTGATCCACAAGGCGGTGGCCGTACGGCACGCCGTCAAGGCGCAGGGCCTCGGCGTGGACGCGGTCAGCATCGACGGCTTCGAGTGCGCGGGGCATCCGGGCGAGGAGGACATCCCCGGCCTCGTCCTCGTCCCCGCCGCCGTACGGCGGCTGGACATCCCGGTCATCGCCAGCGGCGGCTTCGCGACCGGTAGTGGGCTTGCCGCCGCCCTCGCCCTGGGGGCCTGTGCGATCAACATGGGCACCCGGTTCGTCGCCAGCGCGGAAGCGCCGGTGCACCGCAACGTCAAGGAGCAGATCGTCGCCAACGACGAGCGCGCCACCCAGCTGGTCTTCCGGGAGTTCGGCAACACCGGGCGTGTCGCCCGGAACGCGATATCCGAGGAGATCGTCACCCGGTCGCGGCGGCCCGGAGCCGTCTTCGAGGACGTGGCCGAGCTGGCCTCGGGTGTCCGCGGCCGCACCCGGGTGCTCCAGGAGGGGCACATGGACGACGGCCTGTGGTGGGCCGGGCAGGCCCAGGGGCTGATCGAGTCCGTGGCCACCTGCGACGAGATCGTCAGCGGAATCGTGGCCGACGCCGAGAAGATCATCGGTCGGCTCGCCGACCTCCGCGGCTGA
- a CDS encoding crotonase/enoyl-CoA hydratase family protein produces MTWTTLSHHVDDGVLTVTLDRPDHLNAFTPTMAAELERTFTEVNENDDVRAIIVTGAGDRAFCAGMDLSADGNVFGLDESRTPTLADLADLSHPDISRVRDTGGRVTLAIHACRKPVIAAINGAAVGIGATMTLAMDARLMSTDARLGLVFGRLGITPEAASTWFLPRLVGLPRALDLLYSAEILDAQAARDVGLATELHAPDELLKRARELADRWTLGRSPVSTALIRQMTYRHASLDGPEDAHRVESLAMFYTSIGDGAEGVAAFRDKRSPDFTRQASTMPPFYDEWTASS; encoded by the coding sequence ATGACCTGGACCACCCTGAGCCACCACGTCGACGACGGCGTTCTCACCGTCACCCTCGACCGGCCGGACCACCTCAACGCCTTCACCCCGACAATGGCCGCCGAACTGGAGCGGACGTTCACCGAGGTCAACGAGAACGACGACGTGCGGGCGATCATCGTCACCGGCGCCGGCGACCGGGCCTTCTGCGCCGGCATGGACCTCAGCGCGGACGGCAACGTGTTCGGCCTCGACGAGTCGCGCACGCCCACGCTCGCCGACCTCGCCGATCTGAGCCATCCAGACATCAGCCGGGTCCGGGACACCGGGGGCCGGGTAACCCTGGCGATCCACGCCTGCCGCAAGCCCGTGATCGCCGCGATCAACGGCGCCGCCGTCGGGATCGGCGCGACGATGACCCTGGCCATGGACGCCCGGCTGATGTCCACGGACGCGCGGCTCGGCCTCGTCTTCGGCCGCCTCGGCATCACACCCGAGGCCGCCTCGACCTGGTTCCTGCCGCGCCTGGTCGGCCTTCCACGGGCGCTTGACCTGCTGTACTCCGCCGAGATCCTCGACGCGCAGGCCGCACGGGATGTGGGCCTCGCGACCGAACTCCATGCCCCCGACGAGCTCTTGAAGCGCGCACGCGAGCTGGCGGACCGCTGGACCCTGGGGCGGTCGCCCGTGTCGACCGCGCTCATCCGGCAGATGACGTACCGCCATGCGTCCCTGGACGGGCCCGAGGACGCGCACCGGGTGGAATCACTCGCCATGTTCTACACGAGCATCGGCGACGGCGCCGAGGGAGTGGCGGCCTTCCGCGACAAGCGCTCCCCGGACTTCACCCGGCAGGCCTCCACCATGCCGCCGTTCTACGACGAATGGACCGCCTCCTCCTGA
- a CDS encoding LacI family DNA-binding transcriptional regulator, giving the protein MKGSGQQAAGEPRRATIRDVAARAGVSTATVSRVLNRNYPVAEETRDRVEGAMRELGYVVNAHARALAGTSNRTVGIIVSEIVDPFFAYIARGVEREAARTGRLCLVCCTQGDAKRELAFVDLLHEQRADAVVLVGGSIVDRAYTAELTRRAEELHAGGSSLVLCGRPSLGGRVPAAAVEYDNEGGAFAITDHLLTQGHRRILYLGGPPAVSTTLDRIAGYRRALDLRGVPSDDALVHTGAFSRAFGYRKTLELLGDQLDFTAIFAANDIVAAGAAQALEESGARIPEDVSLVGYDDVPVAQEMRPRLTTVHIPLEEMGRQAVRLATPGEDGDDAWRAPTTGTHRVGTHIVVRDSVAPPKTPRTRRARTAG; this is encoded by the coding sequence ATGAAGGGGAGCGGACAGCAGGCGGCGGGGGAGCCGCGGCGCGCGACCATCCGGGACGTGGCCGCGCGCGCCGGCGTGTCGACGGCGACGGTGTCGCGCGTGCTGAACCGCAACTATCCGGTGGCGGAGGAGACCCGCGACCGGGTCGAGGGCGCCATGCGGGAGCTCGGCTACGTGGTGAACGCGCACGCGCGGGCGCTGGCCGGCACCTCCAACCGCACCGTCGGGATCATCGTCAGCGAGATCGTCGACCCCTTCTTCGCGTACATCGCCCGCGGTGTCGAGCGCGAGGCGGCCCGTACCGGACGGCTGTGCCTGGTCTGCTGCACGCAAGGCGACGCGAAGCGCGAGCTGGCCTTCGTCGACCTGCTGCACGAGCAGCGCGCGGACGCGGTCGTGCTGGTCGGCGGGAGCATCGTGGACCGCGCGTACACCGCCGAACTCACCCGCCGCGCCGAGGAACTGCACGCCGGCGGCTCGTCCCTGGTGCTGTGCGGCCGGCCCTCACTGGGTGGCCGGGTGCCCGCGGCGGCGGTGGAGTACGACAACGAGGGCGGCGCGTTCGCCATCACCGACCATCTGCTCACCCAGGGGCACCGGCGGATCCTCTACCTCGGCGGCCCGCCCGCCGTGTCGACCACCTTGGACCGGATCGCCGGCTACCGGCGCGCCCTCGACCTGCGCGGCGTCCCCTCGGACGACGCCCTGGTGCACACCGGCGCCTTCAGTAGGGCCTTCGGGTACCGCAAGACCCTCGAACTCCTCGGCGATCAGCTCGACTTCACGGCAATCTTCGCCGCGAACGACATCGTGGCGGCGGGTGCGGCGCAGGCGCTGGAGGAATCCGGGGCCCGCATCCCCGAGGACGTCTCCCTCGTCGGCTACGACGACGTGCCGGTGGCCCAGGAGATGCGCCCGAGGCTGACCACCGTGCACATCCCGCTGGAGGAGATGGGCCGGCAGGCCGTCCGGCTCGCCACCCCCGGCGAGGACGGTGACGATGCCTGGCGGGCGCCCACCACCGGCACCCACCGGGTGGGCACCCACATCGTCGTCCGCGACTCGGTGGCCCCACCGAAGACCCCACGCACCCGGCGTGCGCGCACCGCGGGCTGA
- a CDS encoding M60 family metallopeptidase, with protein sequence MPNRPAVDRRSVLAGLAGAGTAALLGAAPAHAAAPRAATSPAGTSPAGSADLPVTVTVTAVPSAESERLRLAQALRGSEFTATGLYVPPGAELTLNVLPYDDAVPTLWVGLWDYYGTLTEPRSYPLKPGANTVADPHGGPVYLTLTGAGQRAAVMFRSGAVPMATFDLGRTTEAEYQARLDTLTDVPYVELTAPHTILTLTREGALLHRDQDHDALLRLLETVIDSHAAISGLDGSAPVHRRKAGPYHFTEVSRVPSGVGAYATHGYNGFPRAYLDRLTTVEGLRTRGWGLYHELGHLHQQMAYKPSGLTEVTVNIYSLAAQRTLGQPSNLLTVNPATGLNPFQSAQAKFGSAGLAYERSFSAYEKLVPLRQLELAFGEDFWPRMHRLVREENPQSDWTETAKRYRALSTYSSRVAGRDLTAFFLDRWAFPIDAAGRAEIAALNLPAPAVDPSSLTD encoded by the coding sequence ATGCCCAACCGCCCCGCTGTCGACCGTCGTTCCGTGCTCGCGGGCCTGGCCGGCGCCGGCACGGCCGCCCTCCTGGGCGCCGCCCCGGCCCACGCCGCCGCACCCCGCGCCGCCACCTCGCCCGCCGGCACCTCCCCCGCCGGCAGCGCCGATCTGCCCGTGACCGTCACCGTGACCGCCGTCCCCAGCGCGGAGAGCGAGCGGCTACGTCTCGCCCAGGCGCTGCGCGGCAGCGAGTTCACCGCGACCGGCCTGTACGTCCCCCCAGGTGCCGAACTCACCCTCAACGTGCTCCCGTACGACGACGCCGTGCCGACCCTGTGGGTCGGTCTGTGGGACTACTACGGCACGCTCACCGAGCCGCGCTCCTATCCGCTCAAGCCCGGCGCCAACACCGTCGCCGACCCGCACGGCGGACCCGTCTACCTGACCCTGACCGGCGCCGGTCAGCGCGCTGCCGTCATGTTCCGGTCCGGGGCGGTCCCGATGGCCACGTTCGACCTGGGCCGCACCACCGAGGCCGAGTACCAGGCCCGGCTCGACACGCTCACCGACGTCCCGTACGTCGAACTGACCGCCCCGCACACGATCCTCACCCTCACCCGTGAGGGGGCGCTGCTCCACCGCGACCAGGACCACGACGCGCTCCTGCGCCTCCTGGAGACCGTCATCGACTCGCACGCGGCGATCAGCGGCCTCGACGGATCCGCCCCGGTGCACCGCCGCAAGGCAGGCCCGTACCACTTCACCGAGGTCTCCCGCGTGCCCAGTGGCGTCGGGGCCTACGCCACCCACGGCTACAACGGCTTCCCGCGCGCCTATCTCGACCGCCTCACCACCGTCGAGGGTCTGCGCACCCGCGGCTGGGGGCTGTACCACGAGCTCGGGCACCTCCATCAGCAGATGGCGTACAAGCCCAGCGGGCTCACCGAGGTGACCGTGAACATCTACTCCCTGGCGGCCCAGCGCACCCTCGGCCAGCCCTCGAACCTGCTCACCGTCAACCCCGCCACCGGGCTGAACCCCTTCCAGTCGGCGCAGGCGAAGTTCGGCAGCGCGGGGCTGGCGTACGAGAGGTCCTTCTCCGCGTACGAGAAGCTCGTCCCGCTGCGTCAGCTGGAGCTGGCGTTCGGCGAGGACTTCTGGCCGCGCATGCACCGGCTGGTCCGCGAGGAGAACCCGCAGTCCGACTGGACGGAGACGGCCAAGCGGTACCGCGCGCTCTCGACGTACTCCAGCCGCGTCGCCGGCCGCGACCTCACCGCGTTCTTCCTGGACCGCTGGGCCTTCCCGATCGACGCCGCCGGCCGGGCCGAGATAGCCGCCCTGAACCTCCCCGCGCCCGCCGTCGACCCCAGCAGCCTCACCGACTGA
- a CDS encoding polysaccharide lyase 8 family protein — MTDFQPRRRALLAAGIGALLLPVTAGAGTAHADSAPPATDSFAALRARAAELATGGAIDPLDPVYTTALTSLNSSAAAQWAALDRSAGRTALWSDLAPVTAPSNFTLSYGRLLTLATAWATPGAALRGDEEVAAAVVEGLAFLFDRAYNPAKPESGNWWFWEIGAPRNLMDVCVLLHDRIAPERIANYCAVVDRFCANPDRRTNLPTLAETGANRADKAAIVALRGIVGGSADKLALARDGLSDARDAGRNSLFRYVASGDGFYLDGSFIQHNDVAYTGTYGNVLLSRVAYLAALLADSDWRITDAGISVIHESVERSFAAVTFDGLMMDAVRGRAVSRNRERDFHTGSGTTSNVLLLAMGAPPEYAARWRSIAKGWIERNTATPYLPLVGIAATRRASAVLSDPAIPAAPPPVGHTVFADMDRVVHRRPAWTLALSLSSKRIAAYEAGNGENLHGWHTGDGMTYLYDADRAQYSDDFWPTVDPYRLPGTTVDTRPRADAGSTPGTSTYRPANTVAGGAVLDGRYGAAAMELIGNGSTLRARKAWFCLDDAVVALGAGITASDGRTIETVVENRNLHAEGANLLTVDGRDVTDVVGRATPFPGAGWAHLEGVGGYVFPGGADLQALREDRAGAWSDINTGADTGGSGDTTTRRYATLWLDHGVSPADAGYAYVLLPGFSPARTAAWAASRPVEIVANTAAAQAIRVRALGLIAVHFWAAGSVAGITSSGPGTVLLRRRDEGVSVAVADPGRTGTTLTVELPWAVEGVRSTDDTVTVASGRRPVLTVRVGGSRGHTHAAELF; from the coding sequence GTGACCGACTTCCAGCCCCGCAGACGCGCCCTCCTCGCCGCCGGCATCGGCGCCCTCCTCCTCCCGGTCACCGCCGGGGCGGGCACCGCCCACGCCGACTCCGCTCCTCCGGCCACCGACTCCTTCGCCGCCCTGCGGGCCCGCGCGGCGGAGCTGGCCACCGGCGGCGCCATCGACCCCCTCGACCCCGTGTACACCACCGCGCTGACGTCCCTGAACTCCTCGGCGGCGGCGCAGTGGGCGGCCCTGGACCGGAGCGCCGGCCGCACCGCTCTCTGGTCGGACCTCGCCCCCGTCACAGCACCGTCCAATTTCACCCTCTCGTACGGGCGGCTGCTCACCCTGGCCACGGCCTGGGCGACCCCGGGCGCCGCGCTGCGCGGCGACGAGGAGGTCGCCGCGGCGGTCGTCGAGGGGCTGGCCTTCCTCTTCGACCGGGCGTACAACCCCGCGAAGCCCGAGTCCGGCAACTGGTGGTTCTGGGAGATCGGCGCGCCGCGCAACCTCATGGACGTCTGCGTCCTGCTCCACGACCGGATCGCTCCCGAGCGGATCGCGAACTACTGCGCCGTCGTGGACCGGTTCTGCGCGAATCCCGACCGCCGCACCAACCTGCCCACCCTCGCCGAGACCGGCGCCAACCGGGCCGACAAGGCGGCGATCGTCGCGCTGCGCGGCATCGTCGGGGGCAGCGCCGACAAGCTCGCCCTGGCCCGCGACGGGCTGTCCGACGCCCGCGACGCGGGGCGGAACAGTCTCTTCCGGTACGTCGCCTCGGGCGACGGCTTCTACTTGGACGGCTCGTTCATCCAGCACAACGACGTCGCCTACACCGGCACGTACGGCAACGTCCTGCTCAGCCGGGTCGCCTACCTCGCCGCCCTGCTCGCCGACTCGGACTGGCGCATCACCGACGCCGGCATCTCGGTGATCCACGAGTCTGTGGAGCGGAGTTTCGCCGCCGTCACCTTCGACGGGCTGATGATGGACGCGGTACGGGGACGGGCGGTCTCCCGGAACCGTGAGCGGGACTTCCACACCGGGTCCGGCACGACCTCCAACGTGCTGCTGCTCGCCATGGGCGCGCCGCCGGAGTACGCCGCCCGATGGCGTTCGATCGCGAAGGGCTGGATCGAGCGCAACACCGCCACGCCCTACCTCCCGCTCGTCGGTATCGCCGCGACCCGGCGGGCGAGCGCCGTCCTCTCGGACCCGGCGATCCCCGCCGCCCCGCCGCCCGTCGGTCACACCGTCTTCGCCGACATGGACCGGGTCGTGCACCGACGACCCGCGTGGACGCTGGCACTCAGCCTGTCGTCGAAGCGGATCGCGGCGTACGAGGCGGGCAACGGCGAGAACCTGCACGGCTGGCACACGGGCGACGGGATGACGTACCTGTACGACGCCGATCGCGCCCAGTACTCGGACGACTTCTGGCCCACCGTCGATCCGTACCGGCTGCCGGGGACCACCGTGGACACCCGGCCGCGGGCGGACGCCGGCAGCACGCCGGGGACGAGCACGTACCGGCCGGCCAACACCGTCGCCGGCGGCGCCGTCCTCGACGGCCGCTACGGGGCGGCCGCGATGGAGCTGATCGGGAACGGCAGCACGTTGCGCGCCAGGAAGGCGTGGTTCTGCCTGGACGACGCGGTGGTCGCGCTGGGAGCCGGGATCACGGCCTCCGACGGCCGCACGATCGAGACGGTGGTCGAGAACCGCAATCTGCACGCCGAGGGCGCCAACCTGCTCACCGTCGACGGACGGGACGTGACCGACGTCGTCGGGCGGGCGACGCCGTTCCCCGGTGCCGGGTGGGCCCACCTGGAAGGGGTGGGCGGCTACGTCTTCCCCGGAGGGGCCGACCTGCAGGCCCTCCGCGAGGATCGCGCCGGCGCCTGGAGCGACATCAACACCGGTGCGGACACCGGGGGTTCGGGTGACACGACGACCCGCCGGTACGCGACCCTCTGGCTCGACCACGGCGTCTCGCCGGCCGACGCGGGATACGCGTACGTGCTGCTGCCCGGCTTCAGCCCGGCGCGGACCGCCGCCTGGGCAGCGTCCCGTCCCGTGGAGATCGTCGCCAACACCGCCGCGGCGCAGGCGATCCGGGTGCGCGCGCTCGGACTGATCGCCGTCCACTTCTGGGCGGCCGGCAGCGTCGCCGGGATCACCTCGAGCGGCCCCGGCACGGTCCTGCTCCGACGACGCGACGAGGGGGTGTCCGTGGCCGTCGCGGACCCCGGCCGTACGGGCACGACGCTCACCGTCGAACTGCCGTGGGCGGTCGAGGGCGTGCGGAGTACCGACGACACCGTCACGGTCGCCTCCGGCCGCCGACCGGTCCTGACTGTCCGCGTCGGCGGCTCACGCGGGCACACGCACGCCGCCGAACTGTTCTGA
- a CDS encoding DUF2264 domain-containing protein, with product MPAPHVSLPPTDRVLSPRTGWTRAHWEAVADALLAGVAPYATPGFAQYRLPGRGSWSGIVCDGLEGYARTFLLAALRIAGAGGDVDPRLVERYAAGLAAGTDPASGEAWPRLTDCSQQMVEAASVAIGLHETRPWIWDRLDPRVQERVVDWFSGFVGARTWDNNWRLFQVVSEQFLASVGAPYEQADIDGGLDRIEDWYLGDGWYTDGDGRNFDYYNGWALHLYPLLWARIAGDEDGDRAKVYKERLTAFLRGYVHFFGGDGAPVHQGRSLAYRYAALAPVWMGALTGATPYAPGLTRRLASGSVRYFTECGVPDERGLLPLGWYDTFLPSTQPYSGPASPYWASKGFLGLLLPADHEVWTARELPLPVEEADQYTALPVPGWLLHGTRHDGIVRLVNHGSDHHPPEPAEVLADPHYAALAYSTHTAPQSAPHAWERTADNHIALVDADGAVSRRVRIRPLGAEGRRAASWHAARLPGHDTAYRIGTTSLLHGPWEVRVHRVEAPPGATVREGGHALAGPERPAGHTGPYWAMARRLDGLTSAVVGLYGWDETAEVARDIEANAFGPHSAVPYLRSPAHPGGRSLHVTLVVLSGDAVHPEELRTAVEVSVEGDAGSAEGDDATDAPAVTIRFPDGTELHA from the coding sequence ATGCCCGCGCCCCACGTGTCCCTGCCGCCCACCGACCGGGTGCTGTCACCGCGCACCGGATGGACCCGCGCCCACTGGGAGGCGGTAGCCGACGCGCTGCTCGCGGGCGTGGCGCCGTACGCCACGCCCGGCTTCGCCCAGTACCGACTGCCGGGCCGGGGCAGCTGGTCGGGAATCGTCTGCGACGGACTCGAAGGCTATGCGCGGACGTTCCTGCTCGCGGCTCTCCGCATCGCCGGGGCGGGCGGCGACGTGGATCCGCGGCTCGTCGAACGGTACGCGGCCGGCCTGGCGGCCGGGACCGATCCGGCGTCCGGCGAGGCCTGGCCCCGGCTGACGGACTGCTCGCAGCAGATGGTCGAGGCCGCGTCCGTCGCCATCGGCCTGCACGAGACCCGGCCCTGGATCTGGGACCGGCTTGACCCCCGCGTCCAGGAACGGGTCGTCGACTGGTTCTCCGGCTTCGTCGGCGCCCGGACCTGGGACAACAACTGGCGGCTCTTCCAGGTCGTCTCCGAGCAGTTCCTGGCCTCCGTCGGGGCCCCGTACGAGCAGGCGGACATCGACGGCGGCCTGGACCGGATCGAGGACTGGTACCTCGGCGACGGCTGGTACACCGACGGCGACGGCCGGAACTTCGACTACTACAACGGCTGGGCGCTGCACCTGTATCCGCTGCTGTGGGCGCGGATCGCCGGTGACGAGGACGGCGACCGGGCGAAGGTCTACAAGGAGCGCCTCACCGCGTTCCTCCGCGGCTACGTGCACTTCTTCGGCGGCGACGGCGCGCCCGTGCACCAGGGCCGCTCGCTGGCGTACCGCTACGCCGCCCTGGCCCCGGTGTGGATGGGCGCGCTGACCGGAGCCACCCCGTACGCCCCCGGTCTGACGCGCCGTCTGGCGTCGGGATCGGTACGGTACTTCACCGAGTGTGGCGTCCCCGACGAGCGCGGGCTGCTCCCGCTGGGCTGGTACGACACCTTCCTGCCCAGCACCCAGCCGTACTCCGGACCCGCCTCGCCGTACTGGGCGAGCAAGGGCTTCCTCGGGCTGCTCCTTCCGGCCGACCACGAGGTGTGGACGGCACGGGAGCTGCCCCTGCCCGTCGAGGAGGCCGATCAGTACACCGCCCTGCCGGTGCCGGGCTGGCTGCTGCACGGCACCCGGCACGACGGCATTGTCCGGCTGGTCAACCACGGTAGCGACCACCATCCGCCCGAGCCCGCGGAGGTCTTGGCCGACCCGCACTACGCCGCGCTCGCCTACTCCACCCACACCGCGCCGCAGAGCGCCCCGCACGCCTGGGAGCGGACGGCCGACAACCACATCGCCCTGGTCGACGCGGACGGAGCCGTGAGCCGCCGCGTCCGCATCCGTCCGCTCGGCGCCGAGGGCCGCCGGGCCGCCTCGTGGCACGCGGCCCGGCTTCCCGGCCACGACACCGCGTACCGCATCGGGACGACCTCGCTGCTGCACGGGCCCTGGGAGGTCCGGGTGCACCGCGTCGAGGCGCCGCCCGGCGCCACGGTGCGCGAGGGAGGGCACGCGCTCGCCGGGCCGGAGCGGCCGGCCGGGCACACCGGACCGTACTGGGCGATGGCCCGCCGCCTCGACGGCCTGACCAGCGCGGTCGTCGGCCTGTACGGGTGGGACGAGACGGCCGAGGTGGCCCGCGACATCGAGGCCAACGCCTTCGGCCCGCATTCGGCGGTCCCCTACCTCCGGTCTCCCGCCCATCCGGGAGGACGCAGTCTCCACGTGACCCTCGTCGTCCTCTCGGGCGACGCCGTCCACCCGGAGGAGCTCCGTACGGCCGTCGAGGTCTCCGTGGAAGGCGACGCGGGCAGCGCCGAAGGTGACGACGCTACGGACGCTCCCGCCGTGACGATCCGCTTCCCGGACGGAACCGAACTGCACGCCTGA
- a CDS encoding MFS transporter, whose amino-acid sequence MSHEITPPAADPRRETLVVLALSLAAMVVSMMQTLPVPILGLIRADLGTSAANVSWVTTATLLSAAVFTPLLGRFGDQHGKKPTLVAVLGVMVAGSVVAALATSLPLLILGRVLQGAATAIFPLALSVLREEVRPQKLPGAMSLVSGTLAFGSGLALVATGLLTSGSDADYRSAFWMATGFAAIALLAVVFLVPATRHKTGGRTDFLGALTLGASLLLLLLPISQGHEWGWTSGRVLGSFAAAAVMTAVWVLTELKVREPLVDMRMFVHRPVLMANLAGVLVGFGMFANFLGVSYLVQMPEALTGYGFGASILRASVEFLLPGAIVSLLASPVGGRLVRHRGPRTALALAAVLGAVGFAWLALDHGHTPSVIGAGVIVGAAVSFGYAAMPAVIMASVPHHQSGIANGINSISRSTGSAIGSAVVTTILASKTIEHLPAGVPALPAESGFTLTFWIGAAAFALVAVIARLGLRTGRAPLTDRVNTPAAAKGAEKEKATVA is encoded by the coding sequence ATGAGTCACGAGATCACCCCGCCCGCCGCCGATCCCCGGCGCGAGACGCTCGTCGTCCTCGCGCTGAGCCTCGCCGCCATGGTCGTGTCGATGATGCAGACCCTGCCGGTCCCGATCCTCGGCCTCATCCGTGCCGACCTGGGCACCTCGGCCGCGAACGTGAGCTGGGTGACCACCGCCACCCTGCTCTCCGCCGCCGTCTTCACCCCGCTGCTCGGCCGCTTCGGCGACCAGCACGGCAAGAAGCCCACCCTGGTCGCCGTCCTCGGCGTCATGGTCGCCGGCTCCGTCGTCGCCGCCCTGGCGACCTCGCTCCCCCTGCTGATCCTCGGCCGCGTCCTCCAGGGCGCCGCCACCGCGATCTTCCCGCTCGCACTGTCCGTGCTGCGCGAGGAGGTCCGCCCGCAGAAGCTGCCCGGCGCGATGTCCCTGGTCAGCGGCACCCTCGCCTTCGGCAGCGGCCTCGCGCTCGTCGCCACCGGCCTGCTCACCTCCGGCTCCGACGCCGACTACCGCAGCGCCTTCTGGATGGCCACCGGCTTCGCCGCAATCGCCCTGCTCGCCGTCGTGTTCCTGGTCCCCGCGACCCGCCACAAGACCGGTGGCCGCACCGACTTCCTCGGCGCCCTCACCCTCGGCGCCAGCCTGCTGCTGCTCCTGCTGCCGATCTCGCAGGGCCACGAGTGGGGCTGGACCTCCGGCCGCGTCCTCGGCAGCTTCGCAGCCGCGGCCGTCATGACCGCCGTCTGGGTCCTCACCGAGCTCAAGGTCCGCGAACCGCTCGTCGACATGCGGATGTTCGTGCACCGGCCGGTGCTCATGGCCAACCTGGCCGGCGTCCTCGTCGGCTTCGGCATGTTCGCGAACTTCCTGGGCGTCTCGTACCTCGTCCAGATGCCCGAGGCCCTCACCGGCTACGGCTTCGGCGCGTCGATCCTGCGCGCCTCCGTCGAGTTCCTGCTGCCCGGCGCGATCGTCTCCCTCCTCGCCTCGCCGGTCGGCGGCCGGCTCGTCCGCCACCGCGGTCCGCGCACCGCGCTGGCCCTGGCCGCCGTCCTCGGCGCCGTGGGCTTCGCCTGGCTCGCCCTCGACCACGGCCACACCCCCTCGGTGATCGGCGCGGGTGTGATCGTCGGCGCGGCCGTCAGCTTCGGATACGCGGCCATGCCCGCTGTCATCATGGCGAGCGTCCCCCACCACCAGAGCGGCATCGCCAACGGCATCAACTCCATCTCCCGCTCCACCGGCAGCGCGATCGGCAGCGCCGTGGTCACCACGATCCTGGCCTCGAAGACCATCGAGCACCTGCCCGCAGGCGTCCCGGCCCTGCCCGCCGAGTCCGGCTTCACCCTCACCTTCTGGATCGGCGCCGCCGCCTTCGCACTCGTCGCGGTCATCGCCCGCCTAGGCCTGCGGACCGGCCGGGCACCCCTCACCGACCGGGTGAACACGCCGGCCGCCGCGAAGGGCGCCGAGAAGGAGAAGGCAACCGTGGCATGA